Proteins encoded within one genomic window of Mycolicibacterium aubagnense:
- the zwf gene encoding glucose-6-phosphate dehydrogenase → MRPRRNLLRDPRDRRLSRIAGPSSLVLFGVTGDLARKKLVPAVYDLANRGLLPPSFALVGFGRRDWTSVDFVAEVKASVTAYARTPFDETVWEQLSEGIRFVHGEFDDDTAFKRLRATLEELDEQRGTRGNHAFYLSIPPKAFEQVCRQLSDSGLAQAEGDTWRRVVIEKPFGHDLESARQLNDVVESVFPPDAVFRIDHYLGKETVQNILALRFANQLFEPLWNANYVDHVQITMAESIGTGGRAGYYDGVGAARDVIQNHLLQLLALTAMEEPISFDADDLRAEKEKVLAAVKLPDDLSTHSARGQFTGGWQGGEHVLGFLEEEGIPADSTTETYAAIRVDINTRRWAGVPFYLRAGKRLGRRVTEIAVVFKRAPNLLFHEFAEDDFGQNAVVIRVQPDEGATIRFGSKVPGTQTEVRDVTMDFGYGHAFTESSPEAYERLIVDVLLGEPPLFPRHTEVELSWKILDPFEEYWASLDEQPEQYAPGSWGPASATELLARDGRTWRRP, encoded by the coding sequence GTGAGGCCCAGACGCAACCTGCTCCGGGATCCTCGCGATCGTCGGCTGAGCCGCATTGCCGGCCCGTCGTCTCTGGTGCTCTTTGGCGTTACCGGGGACCTGGCCCGGAAGAAGCTCGTGCCGGCGGTGTATGACCTCGCGAACCGGGGCCTGCTGCCGCCGAGCTTTGCGCTGGTGGGTTTCGGCCGGCGCGACTGGACGAGTGTGGACTTCGTCGCGGAGGTCAAAGCGTCCGTGACGGCCTATGCCCGGACGCCGTTCGACGAGACCGTGTGGGAGCAGCTGTCCGAAGGCATCCGCTTCGTGCACGGCGAGTTCGACGACGACACGGCGTTCAAGCGGCTGCGTGCAACGCTCGAGGAACTCGACGAGCAGCGCGGTACGCGGGGCAATCACGCGTTCTATCTCTCCATCCCACCGAAGGCCTTCGAGCAGGTTTGCCGTCAGCTGTCCGATTCCGGGCTGGCGCAAGCCGAGGGCGACACCTGGCGCCGGGTGGTGATCGAGAAGCCCTTTGGGCACGACCTCGAGTCGGCTCGTCAACTCAACGACGTCGTCGAGTCCGTGTTCCCGCCGGACGCGGTGTTCCGGATCGATCATTACCTCGGCAAGGAGACGGTCCAGAACATCCTGGCCCTGCGCTTTGCCAACCAGCTCTTCGAGCCGCTCTGGAATGCCAACTACGTCGACCACGTCCAAATCACCATGGCTGAGTCCATCGGCACCGGCGGCCGGGCCGGCTATTACGACGGCGTGGGTGCGGCCCGCGACGTCATCCAGAATCATCTGCTCCAGCTGTTGGCTCTGACGGCCATGGAGGAACCCATCTCGTTCGATGCGGACGACCTGCGCGCGGAGAAGGAAAAGGTCCTGGCTGCGGTCAAGCTGCCTGACGACTTATCGACGCACTCGGCCCGGGGACAGTTCACCGGCGGCTGGCAGGGCGGCGAGCATGTCCTCGGCTTCCTGGAAGAAGAGGGCATCCCGGCCGACTCCACCACCGAAACCTATGCGGCCATCCGCGTGGACATCAACACGCGGCGCTGGGCGGGCGTGCCGTTCTACCTGCGCGCCGGCAAGCGCCTGGGCCGCCGCGTGACCGAAATTGCCGTGGTGTTCAAGCGCGCCCCCAACCTGCTGTTCCATGAATTCGCCGAGGACGACTTCGGCCAGAACGCCGTGGTGATCCGTGTCCAGCCAGACGAGGGCGCCACGATCCGGTTCGGCTCCAAGGTGCCGGGAACCCAGACGGAGGTCCGCGACGTCACCATGGACTTCGGCTACGGCCACGCCTTTACCGAGTCCAGTCCGGAAGCCTATGAGCGGCTCATCGTGGACGTGTTACTCGGAGAGCCGCCGCTGTTCCCGCGGCACACCGAAGTCGAATTGTCGTGGAAAATCCTCGATCCGTTCGAGGAGTACTGGGCCAGTCTCGACGAACAGCCCGAACAGTACGCACCAGGTAGCTGGGGCCCGGCCTCTGCCACCGAGCTGCTTGCCCGCGACGGACGAACCTGGAGAAGGCCATGA
- the tal gene encoding transaldolase, which yields MSKATPTAQLSEAGLSIWLDDLSRGRLDSGSLQKLIDEKNVVGVTTNPSIFQAAITTGNDYDAKIAELAAQGASVDETIFEITTADVADACDLFAPVAAATAGFDGRVSIEVDPRLAWDTEGTIAEAKVLHKKVGKDNVLIKIPATRQGLAAITATLAEGISVNVTLIFSLERYRAVINAFQSGLEQAHENGHDLSTIHSVASFFVSRVDTEIDKRLDAIGTDDAKALKGRAGVANARLAYQVYEELFATERWASLTKVGARPQRPLWASTGVKDPAYPDTLYVTELVAADVVNTMPEKTLDATFDHGVVTGDTISGTYGDAKAVLDAIDALGISYDEVVALLESEGLDKFVDSWKSLLADVESALAAARKG from the coding sequence ATGAGCAAAGCAACCCCCACCGCACAGCTTTCGGAAGCCGGCCTCTCGATCTGGCTCGATGACCTTTCCCGTGGTCGTCTGGACAGCGGTTCGCTGCAGAAGCTGATCGACGAGAAGAACGTCGTGGGTGTCACCACCAACCCGTCGATCTTCCAGGCCGCGATCACCACCGGCAACGACTACGACGCGAAGATCGCCGAACTGGCCGCACAGGGTGCCAGCGTCGACGAGACGATCTTCGAGATCACCACCGCCGACGTCGCCGACGCCTGCGACCTGTTCGCCCCGGTCGCAGCCGCGACCGCCGGGTTCGATGGCCGCGTTTCCATCGAGGTCGACCCCCGTCTCGCCTGGGACACCGAGGGGACGATCGCGGAGGCGAAGGTCCTGCACAAAAAGGTCGGCAAGGACAACGTCCTGATCAAGATCCCGGCCACCCGGCAGGGTCTGGCGGCCATCACCGCAACCTTGGCCGAGGGCATCAGCGTCAACGTGACGCTGATCTTCTCCCTGGAGCGCTACCGCGCCGTGATCAACGCCTTCCAGTCCGGCCTGGAGCAGGCTCACGAGAACGGCCACGACCTGTCCACGATCCATTCGGTCGCGTCGTTCTTCGTCTCCCGCGTCGACACCGAAATCGACAAGCGGCTCGACGCCATCGGCACCGACGATGCCAAGGCACTCAAGGGCAGGGCCGGCGTTGCCAATGCCCGCCTGGCCTACCAGGTCTACGAGGAGCTCTTCGCCACCGAGCGCTGGGCGTCGCTCACCAAGGTCGGAGCGCGTCCGCAGCGTCCCCTGTGGGCCTCGACCGGTGTCAAGGACCCGGCGTACCCGGACACCCTGTACGTCACCGAACTCGTGGCTGCCGACGTGGTGAACACCATGCCGGAGAAGACCCTCGACGCCACCTTCGATCACGGCGTGGTCACCGGCGACACCATCAGCGGAACCTACGGGGACGCAAAGGCTGTGCTCGACGCCATCGATGCGCTCGGTATCTCCTACGACGAGGTCGTCGCACTGCTCGAATCCGAAGGCCTGGACAAGTTCGTCGACAGCTGGAAGTCACTTCTGGCCGATGTCGAGAGCGCCCTCGCCGCTGCCCGGAAGGGTTGA
- the tkt gene encoding transketolase produces the protein MTQTADLINTTSLNWTAEDQRAVDTVRVLAADAVEKVGNGHPGTAMSLAPVAYLLFQKLMRHDPSDAEWLGRDRFILSPGHSSLTLYIQLFLAGYGLELEDLQSFRTWGSLTPGHPEYKHTKGVEITTGPLGQGLASSVGFAYSQRRMRGLFDPDAAPGTSPFDHTVWVIASDGDLQEGVTSEACSLAGHQELGNLVVVYDENHISIEDDTDISFTEDVLKRYESYGWHVQRVDWTRTGEYKEDVEELHAALLAAKAETSKPSIISLRTIIGYPAPKKQNTGKIHGSALGAEEVAAVKEVLGFDPGKSFEVDPSILAHTRAALDRGAAARSEWDAAFKSWQAGNPEGDALLQRIEAKELPAGVEAVLPVFEAGKDVSTRAASGKVLNALGPVLPELWGGSADLAESNNTTIEGSPSFIPASRSTSSWKGNPYGRVLHFGIREHAAASIVNGIVLHGPTRAFSGTFLIFSDYQRPAIRLSALMGVPSVYVWSHDSIGLGEDGPTHQPVEQLSTLRAIPGLDVVRPGDANEVGVAWQTILENHDNPAGIVLTRQNIPTFARGEGAAEGDTFASSAGVAKGGYVLAEASKDGATVPAQVLLIATGSEVHLAVQAREALQADGIPTRVVSMPCVEWFNQQDAAYRESVLPEAVTARVSVEAGLALGWKEFVGDAGRSISLEHFGASADYKRLFTEFGITADAVVAAAKDSIAAAGN, from the coding sequence GTGACTCAAACCGCAGATTTGATCAACACCACGTCGTTGAACTGGACCGCCGAGGACCAGCGCGCAGTGGACACCGTCCGGGTGTTGGCCGCGGACGCAGTGGAGAAGGTGGGCAATGGCCACCCCGGAACGGCGATGAGCCTGGCGCCGGTGGCCTACCTGTTGTTCCAGAAGCTGATGCGCCATGACCCCAGCGACGCGGAGTGGCTGGGTCGCGACCGGTTCATCCTGTCTCCGGGCCACTCGTCGCTGACGCTGTACATCCAGCTGTTCCTGGCCGGCTACGGGCTGGAGCTGGAAGACCTTCAGTCCTTCCGTACCTGGGGCTCGCTGACGCCGGGCCACCCGGAGTACAAGCACACCAAGGGTGTGGAGATCACCACCGGTCCGCTGGGCCAGGGGCTCGCCTCGTCGGTTGGTTTCGCGTACTCGCAGCGCCGGATGCGCGGTCTGTTCGACCCCGACGCCGCCCCGGGAACCTCCCCGTTCGACCACACCGTCTGGGTCATCGCTTCCGACGGCGACCTGCAGGAGGGCGTGACCTCCGAGGCGTGCTCCCTGGCCGGGCATCAGGAACTCGGGAACCTTGTGGTGGTCTACGACGAGAACCACATCTCGATCGAGGACGACACCGACATCTCCTTCACCGAGGACGTCCTCAAGCGATACGAGTCCTACGGCTGGCACGTCCAGCGGGTGGACTGGACCCGGACCGGCGAGTACAAGGAAGACGTCGAGGAGCTCCACGCAGCCTTGCTGGCTGCCAAGGCCGAGACCTCGAAGCCGTCCATCATTTCGCTGCGCACCATCATCGGCTACCCGGCCCCGAAGAAGCAGAACACAGGCAAGATCCACGGTTCTGCGCTGGGCGCCGAGGAAGTCGCGGCGGTGAAGGAGGTGCTGGGCTTCGACCCCGGCAAGTCATTCGAGGTCGACCCGTCGATCCTGGCCCACACCCGTGCGGCGCTGGACCGCGGAGCCGCTGCCCGCAGCGAATGGGACGCCGCCTTCAAGTCCTGGCAGGCCGGCAATCCGGAAGGTGATGCGCTCCTGCAGCGCATCGAGGCCAAGGAACTGCCTGCCGGTGTCGAGGCGGTGCTGCCCGTGTTCGAAGCCGGCAAGGACGTCTCGACACGTGCCGCATCCGGCAAGGTTCTCAACGCCCTGGGCCCGGTTCTGCCCGAGCTGTGGGGCGGCTCGGCTGACCTGGCCGAATCGAACAACACCACCATCGAGGGATCGCCGTCGTTCATCCCGGCCTCCCGCTCGACGAGTTCGTGGAAGGGCAACCCCTACGGACGAGTCCTACACTTCGGCATCCGCGAGCACGCGGCCGCGTCGATCGTCAACGGCATCGTGTTGCACGGACCCACCCGTGCGTTCTCGGGCACATTCCTCATCTTCAGCGACTACCAGCGCCCGGCCATCCGGCTCTCCGCGCTGATGGGGGTGCCCTCGGTCTACGTCTGGTCGCACGACTCGATCGGCCTCGGCGAGGACGGCCCGACGCACCAGCCGGTGGAACAACTCTCGACCCTGCGGGCGATCCCCGGCCTGGATGTTGTCCGTCCCGGCGACGCCAATGAGGTCGGTGTGGCGTGGCAGACCATCCTGGAAAACCACGACAACCCGGCGGGCATCGTGCTGACCCGGCAGAACATCCCGACCTTCGCTCGCGGCGAAGGCGCGGCCGAGGGCGACACCTTCGCGTCCAGCGCCGGCGTCGCCAAGGGCGGGTACGTGTTGGCGGAGGCCTCGAAGGATGGCGCCACCGTCCCGGCCCAGGTGCTGCTGATCGCCACCGGCTCCGAGGTTCACCTCGCGGTGCAGGCCCGGGAAGCGCTCCAGGCTGACGGCATCCCCACTCGCGTGGTCTCCATGCCGTGCGTCGAGTGGTTCAACCAGCAGGACGCCGCCTACCGCGAGTCCGTGCTGCCTGAGGCCGTGACCGCCCGGGTCTCGGTAGAGGCCGGGTTGGCCCTGGGCTGGAAGGAATTCGTCGGCGACGCCGGCCGGTCCATCAGCCTGGAGCACTTCGGCGCCTCGGCCGACTACAAGCGCCTGTTCACGGAGTTCGGCATCACCGCAGACGCGGTTGTCGCCGCTGCCAAGGACTCCATCGCCGCCGCAGGCAACTGA
- the hxlA gene encoding 3-hexulose-6-phosphate synthase, whose translation MKLQVAIDLLTTEAALELAGKVAEYVDIIELGTPLIKAEGLSVITAVKNAHPDKIVFADMKTMDAGELEADIAFKAGADLMTVLGSADDSTIAGAVKAAQAHNKGVVVDLIGIEDKAARAQQVRALGAKFVEMHAGLDEQAKPGFDLTGLLAAGEAARVPFSVAGGVKVGTIAAVQKAGAEVAVAGGAIYGAADPALAAKELRAAIA comes from the coding sequence ATGAAGCTGCAGGTTGCTATTGATTTGCTGACCACCGAGGCTGCTCTTGAGTTGGCCGGCAAGGTGGCCGAGTACGTCGACATCATCGAGTTGGGCACTCCGTTGATCAAGGCGGAGGGCCTGTCGGTGATTACGGCGGTCAAGAACGCGCATCCGGACAAGATCGTTTTTGCCGATATGAAGACGATGGACGCCGGTGAGCTGGAGGCTGATATCGCGTTCAAGGCCGGTGCTGACTTGATGACGGTGCTGGGTTCGGCTGACGATTCCACGATTGCCGGTGCGGTGAAGGCGGCGCAGGCGCACAACAAGGGTGTTGTTGTCGACCTGATCGGTATCGAGGACAAGGCCGCGCGGGCGCAGCAGGTCCGCGCCCTGGGTGCCAAGTTCGTGGAGATGCACGCGGGTCTGGATGAGCAGGCCAAGCCGGGCTTCGATCTGACCGGCCTGCTGGCCGCTGGTGAGGCGGCCCGGGTTCCGTTCTCGGTGGCCGGTGGTGTGAAGGTGGGCACCATTGCGGCGGTGCAGAAGGCCGGTGCGGAGGTTGCTGTTGCCGGTGGTGCTATTTACGGTGCTGCCGATCCGGCGTTGGCTGCCAAGGAGCTGCGCGCGGCGATTGCCTGA
- a CDS encoding glucose-6-phosphate dehydrogenase assembly protein OpcA, which translates to MIIDLSDTTSAEISKKIVALREQHGVVTLGRVLTLVVVTQVGLETEAIDAANEASREHPCRIIVLADGGASAPNRLDAQIRVSGDAGASEVVIVRGYGELATESESVVAGLLLPDAPIVAWWPGNAPANVGETSIGRIAHRRITDSANAADPVAALENIRNTYRAGDTDLAWTRLTNWRTQLAAALDHVDSAPVTSVTVAGASDSPSTRLLAAWLALRLQVPVTVVAEPAGTGIHSVRLGRETGDVQLLRPGRSVAELTQPGQPAQRISLPRPTLKGCLAEELRRLDPDEVFGETVRSLGAGAVAYQKAS; encoded by the coding sequence ATGATCATCGACCTTTCCGACACCACCTCCGCGGAGATTTCAAAGAAGATCGTGGCCCTCCGGGAGCAGCACGGTGTGGTCACCCTCGGCAGGGTGCTGACGCTGGTGGTGGTCACCCAGGTCGGGCTCGAAACGGAGGCCATCGACGCCGCCAACGAAGCCAGCCGGGAACACCCCTGCCGGATCATCGTCCTCGCCGATGGCGGGGCGTCGGCACCGAACCGACTGGACGCCCAGATTCGGGTCAGCGGCGATGCCGGCGCCTCCGAGGTCGTCATCGTGCGTGGGTATGGGGAACTTGCCACGGAAAGCGAATCCGTCGTCGCCGGGCTACTGCTGCCCGACGCACCCATCGTCGCCTGGTGGCCGGGCAACGCACCGGCCAACGTCGGCGAGACCTCCATCGGACGCATTGCGCACCGCCGGATCACCGACTCCGCGAACGCGGCCGATCCCGTAGCGGCGTTGGAGAACATCCGGAACACCTACCGGGCCGGCGACACCGACCTCGCATGGACCCGTCTCACAAACTGGCGGACCCAGTTGGCAGCGGCGCTGGACCACGTGGATTCCGCGCCCGTCACCTCGGTGACCGTCGCGGGCGCCTCAGACTCGCCGAGCACTCGGCTCCTCGCGGCCTGGCTCGCGTTGCGCCTGCAGGTTCCGGTGACTGTTGTAGCTGAGCCTGCGGGGACGGGTATCCACAGTGTCCGTCTCGGCCGCGAGACCGGGGATGTTCAGTTGCTCCGGCCGGGTCGTTCAGTGGCTGAACTGACCCAGCCCGGACAGCCTGCGCAACGAATCTCCCTGCCCCGTCCCACCCTCAAAGGCTGCCTCGCCGAGGAGCTCCGCCGACTCGACCCCGACGAGGTCTTCGGTGAAACGGTTCGCAGTCTGGGTGCGGGCGCGGTCGCCTACCAGAAGGCGTCGTAA
- the rpe gene encoding ribulose-phosphate 3-epimerase — protein sequence MSRSCCINPSILSADFVNLEAELARISNADAAHVDVMDNHFVPNLTIGLPVVERLQKVSPVPLDAHLMIAEVDRWAPQFADAGLDSVTFHVEASAAPIKLARELRARGSKAGMALRPATPVEPYLDMLPELDMLLIMTVEPGFGGQAFLDVTLPKIRRARAAIDGSGVNVAIQVDGGVTEETIIRAAEAGANIFVAGSSVYGKPSPADAIESLRANAQLAFAG from the coding sequence ATGTCCAGGTCTTGCTGCATCAACCCCAGCATCCTGTCGGCCGACTTCGTCAACCTGGAAGCCGAGCTGGCGCGCATCAGCAATGCTGATGCCGCACACGTGGACGTCATGGACAACCACTTCGTGCCGAACCTGACCATCGGCTTGCCCGTGGTGGAACGGCTGCAGAAGGTCAGCCCCGTACCGCTGGACGCCCATCTGATGATCGCCGAGGTCGATCGCTGGGCACCCCAGTTCGCCGACGCCGGACTGGATTCGGTGACGTTCCACGTCGAGGCATCTGCCGCACCGATCAAACTCGCGCGCGAGCTGCGTGCGCGCGGGTCGAAGGCCGGCATGGCACTGCGTCCGGCCACTCCGGTGGAGCCTTACCTGGACATGCTCCCTGAACTGGACATGCTCCTGATCATGACGGTGGAGCCGGGCTTCGGCGGCCAGGCCTTCCTGGACGTCACCCTGCCGAAAATCCGCCGGGCCCGCGCGGCGATCGACGGCTCCGGAGTGAACGTGGCGATCCAGGTCGACGGCGGCGTCACCGAAGAGACCATCATCCGGGCGGCGGAGGCCGGCGCCAACATCTTCGTGGCCGGATCGTCCGTGTACGGAAAGCCGTCGCCGGCGGACGCCATCGAATCGCTGCGGGCCAACGCACAGCTTGCGTTCGCCGGCTAG
- the fbaA gene encoding class II fructose-bisphosphate aldolase — translation MPIATPEIYAEMIDRAKAGGFAYPAVNVTSSQTLNAALRGFAEAESDGILQITTGGSAYWSGASAKNMVVGSLAFAAFAREVAKQYNVNIALHTDHCPKDKLDGFVLPLLAASEEEVKAGRNPLFNSHMWDGSAEPLQDNLKIARELLDRTSAAKMILEIEIGTVGGEEDGVENAINDKLYTTVEDALATVDALGAGENGRYITALTFGNVHGVYKPGGVKLRPYILKDIQVQVGNKIGKDRPFDLVFHGGSGSSEQEIADAVAYGTIKMNIDTDTQYAYTRPVADHMLKNYDGVMKVDGDIGNKKTYDPRVWGAKAEAGLAARLVEATQQLRSAGKTF, via the coding sequence ATGCCCATTGCCACACCCGAGATCTACGCCGAGATGATCGACCGCGCGAAGGCAGGTGGCTTCGCGTACCCGGCCGTGAACGTCACGTCCTCCCAGACGCTGAATGCGGCCTTGCGCGGCTTCGCCGAGGCGGAGTCCGACGGCATCCTCCAGATCACCACGGGCGGTTCTGCCTACTGGTCGGGCGCCTCGGCCAAGAACATGGTGGTCGGTTCCCTCGCCTTCGCGGCCTTTGCTCGCGAGGTCGCGAAGCAGTACAACGTGAACATCGCGCTACACACCGATCACTGCCCCAAGGACAAGCTGGATGGTTTCGTCCTGCCGCTGCTGGCCGCTTCCGAGGAAGAGGTCAAGGCCGGTCGGAACCCGCTGTTCAACTCGCACATGTGGGACGGCTCTGCCGAGCCTCTGCAGGACAACCTGAAGATCGCCCGCGAACTGCTCGACCGTACGTCGGCTGCCAAGATGATCCTCGAGATCGAGATCGGCACCGTCGGTGGTGAGGAGGACGGCGTCGAGAACGCCATCAACGACAAGCTGTACACCACCGTCGAGGACGCGCTGGCCACGGTCGACGCGCTCGGTGCCGGTGAGAACGGTCGCTACATCACGGCGCTGACCTTTGGCAACGTGCACGGTGTGTACAAGCCCGGTGGCGTCAAGCTGCGTCCATACATCCTGAAGGACATCCAGGTTCAGGTGGGCAACAAGATCGGCAAGGACAGGCCGTTCGACCTCGTCTTCCACGGCGGCTCCGGCTCAAGTGAGCAGGAGATCGCGGACGCCGTCGCCTACGGCACCATCAAGATGAACATCGACACCGACACCCAGTACGCGTACACGCGCCCCGTGGCCGACCACATGCTGAAGAACTACGACGGCGTGATGAAGGTCGACGGCGACATCGGTAACAAGAAGACCTACGATCCGCGCGTGTGGGGCGCCAAGGCCGAAGCCGGACTTGCTGCCCGGTTGGTCGAGGCCACCCAGCAGCTCCGCTCCGCCGGAAAGACCTTCTGA
- a CDS encoding cupin domain-containing protein — MAETTILGTLNKAGAIHKVQGGFNGLPSMNEPGVIAAIGDSLHNPQGSVMCSGFFELKKSEPLIYTYTYDEMKLVVQGEFILTDQDTGEVTHAKERDVLFFPKGTTVKFETPDYGLGFFVGDRTFAP; from the coding sequence ATGGCTGAAACCACAATCCTCGGAACCCTGAACAAGGCCGGGGCCATCCACAAGGTGCAGGGCGGCTTCAACGGACTGCCCAGCATGAACGAGCCCGGTGTCATCGCCGCCATCGGCGACTCCCTGCACAACCCGCAAGGCTCGGTCATGTGCTCCGGATTCTTCGAGCTCAAGAAGTCAGAACCCCTGATCTACACCTACACCTACGACGAGATGAAGCTCGTCGTCCAAGGCGAATTCATCCTCACCGACCAGGACACCGGCGAAGTCACCCACGCCAAGGAACGCGACGTGCTGTTCTTCCCCAAGGGCACCACCGTCAAATTCGAGACCCCGGACTACGGGCTCGGATTCTTCGTCGGCGACCGCACCTTCGCGCCCTAG
- a CDS encoding ribose-5-phosphate isomerase — protein MRVHIATDHAGMELSSHLIEALSAKGYEMVNHGPAVYDAEDDYPAFCINAALAVVADQAAGVAALGIVLGGSGNGEQIAANKVKGVRAALVWNLDTAKLAREHNDANVVAVGGRQHSVDEATELIEAFLAEPFSNAERHVRRIGKIAAYETTGEVVE, from the coding sequence ATGCGCGTTCACATCGCGACCGACCACGCCGGCATGGAGCTCAGCTCCCACTTGATCGAAGCCCTGTCAGCAAAGGGCTACGAGATGGTGAACCACGGGCCTGCGGTTTACGACGCCGAGGACGACTACCCGGCATTCTGCATCAACGCCGCGCTCGCCGTGGTGGCCGACCAGGCTGCCGGCGTGGCCGCCCTCGGGATCGTGCTGGGCGGCTCGGGCAACGGTGAGCAGATCGCCGCGAACAAGGTCAAGGGCGTACGCGCCGCCTTGGTGTGGAACCTCGACACGGCCAAGCTGGCCCGCGAACACAACGACGCCAACGTCGTTGCCGTGGGCGGCCGCCAGCACAGCGTCGACGAGGCAACCGAACTGATCGAGGCGTTCCTGGCCGAACCGTTCAGCAATGCCGAGCGCCACGTCCGGCGCATCGGCAAGATCGCCGCCTACGAAACCACCGGCGAGGTCGTGGAGTAG
- a CDS encoding helix-turn-helix transcriptional regulator, which produces MSATTTPSAELPWPLLDAVASLAGAPLAQIAERLRTAALPYLRCTALVIFTEDCTGRPQKKAGAETIISRVSIAELDDIRATLADETPWQGEAELAGRPRPVLALKHAASGALLVLADPQPTDAVHDDDGLDVVTYLWRIAAQRIQEKVADAPPSYLLESRAASAERIRVTAELTDLHSTTLETLLAALRSSSMDDAAARTAVTDLAARALVGLRTLSDRTTDMAEVPVAIAFERLREDLRPLARFSGLEVEFIEPPQNGRALPGEVAHAGRAIVRGLVLAMMEQPDISRVRTQWDCDGENLLINVRDDGRGMLAADSPSIGRLDRQVQALDGQLRIEVMSGWGADVFVTLPLDLQARPAGNVAGWDLAARELEVLQHLVAGHRNRTIASTLGISENTVKFHVRNLFRKLDVSSRTEAIALANSHGVR; this is translated from the coding sequence GTGAGCGCCACCACTACCCCATCTGCTGAACTTCCGTGGCCACTTCTGGACGCCGTGGCGTCACTCGCCGGCGCCCCGTTGGCCCAGATCGCCGAACGCCTTCGGACGGCGGCGCTGCCCTACCTCAGATGCACCGCGCTGGTCATCTTCACCGAAGACTGCACCGGCCGGCCGCAGAAGAAAGCCGGCGCGGAAACGATCATTTCGCGGGTCTCCATCGCGGAGCTCGACGACATTCGCGCGACCCTTGCGGATGAGACGCCCTGGCAGGGGGAAGCCGAGCTCGCCGGGCGGCCCCGACCTGTTCTCGCCCTGAAGCACGCAGCGTCCGGCGCCCTCCTCGTCCTTGCGGATCCGCAGCCGACCGACGCAGTACACGACGACGACGGACTCGACGTGGTGACGTACCTGTGGCGCATCGCGGCCCAGCGCATCCAGGAGAAAGTGGCCGATGCGCCGCCGTCGTACCTGTTGGAATCGCGAGCGGCGTCGGCTGAACGAATCCGCGTGACGGCCGAACTGACCGATCTGCATTCCACCACCCTGGAAACCCTCCTGGCCGCCCTCCGCTCATCGTCAATGGACGATGCGGCAGCCCGGACAGCTGTCACCGACCTCGCGGCCAGGGCCCTGGTCGGGCTCAGGACTCTCAGCGACCGCACGACGGACATGGCAGAAGTGCCGGTTGCCATCGCTTTCGAGCGCCTACGGGAGGATCTGCGACCGCTCGCCCGTTTCAGCGGTCTCGAGGTCGAATTCATCGAACCCCCGCAGAATGGCCGGGCGCTGCCCGGCGAGGTTGCGCACGCGGGACGCGCCATCGTCCGCGGGCTGGTGTTGGCCATGATGGAACAGCCCGACATCAGTCGGGTACGGACGCAGTGGGACTGCGACGGCGAAAACCTGCTGATCAACGTGCGTGACGACGGCCGGGGCATGCTCGCCGCGGACTCGCCGAGCATCGGCCGGCTGGACCGCCAGGTGCAGGCGCTCGACGGACAGCTGCGGATCGAGGTCATGAGCGGCTGGGGTGCGGACGTGTTCGTCACGCTGCCCCTGGACCTACAGGCCCGCCCCGCCGGGAATGTCGCCGGGTGGGACCTTGCCGCCCGCGAACTCGAGGTGCTCCAGCACCTGGTCGCCGGACATCGCAACCGGACAATCGCGTCGACGCTCGGGATCAGTGAGAACACGGTCAAGTTCCATGTGCGGAACTTGTTCAGGAAGCTCGACGTCAGCTCACGCACCGAGGCGATTGCGTTGGCGAACAGCCACGGCGTCCGGTAG